Proteins encoded in a region of the Suncus etruscus isolate mSunEtr1 chromosome 1, mSunEtr1.pri.cur, whole genome shotgun sequence genome:
- the BHLHA9 gene encoding class A basic helix-loop-helix protein 9 codes for MHQGGPGSGLRDAKGVEGPAEGLGISGLRTRRDFGVLKENGAPRSLGEVEEVAGGKKRTRPVRSKARRMAANVRERKRILDYNEAFNALRRALRHDLGGKRLSKIATLRRAIHRITALSLVLRSTPAPRWPCDHLECHGQPTCAGDESSDPPPAVLTLTPVGPRPLAPRCASCSSLSRLEGSWAAAEEQGAGQGPEGSWRLCPGAPSAGRFTWPRGYTRAGLGLGYQHL; via the coding sequence ATGCACCAAGGTGGGCCAGGGTCAGGCCTCAGAGACGCGAAAGGAGTTGAAGGCCCAGCGGAGGGCTTGGGGATCTCAGGCCTAAGGACCAGGAGGGATTTCGGGGTGCTCAAGGAGAACGGTGCCCCCCGCAGTTTGGGTGAAGTGGAGGAGGTGGCCGGAGGCAAGAAGCGCACTCGGCCTGTGCGCTCCAAGGCTCGGCGGATGGCGGCCAACGTGCGGGAGCGCAAACGCATCCTGGACTACAACGAAGCTTTCAACGCGCTGCGCCGGGCACTGCGCCATGACCTGGGCGGCAAGAGGCTCTCCAAGATCGCCACGCTGCGCCGGGCCATTCACCGCATCACGGCGCTCTCGCTCGTCCTGCGCTCCACTCCCGCACCCCGCTGGCCCTGTGACCACCTGGAGTGCCATGGCCAGCCTACCTGCGCCGGGGACGAGAGCTCCGATCCACCTCCAGCTGTCTTAACACTCACTCCTGTCGGCCCCAGGCCCCTAGCGCCGCGCTGCGCTTCGTGCTCCTCGCTGTCCCGCTTGGAAGGTTCCTGGGCAGCGGCCGAGGAGCAGGGCGCTGGGCAGGGCCCGGAGGGAAGCTGGCGCCTGTGTCCCGGAGCTCCTTCTGCAGGGAGATTTACCTGGCCACGGGGTTACACGCGCGCGGGCCTCGGGCTGGGCTACCAGCATCTCTGA